The Halococcus sediminicola genome has a segment encoding these proteins:
- a CDS encoding heme ABC transporter ATP-binding protein — MISIQDLSVNFGGVQALDDVTLDVERSELVGLVGPNGAGKSTLLGTINGVLEPTAGHVTVGGDDTTTLSARALARRVATVPQETSLSFAFPVREVVAMGRTPYRSRFERVSEIDRDHTERAMERTDVARFADRTIDEVSGGERQRVVVARALCQNPDALLLDEPTASLDIDHQVRILSLVREFVAEGRAALCAIHDLSLAARFCDRLALVADGELLAAGTPESVLAEERVKRAFGTEAVVTTHPVTATPDVTVTSSPPERDARVHVLGTGRTAAHAIVVLAEAGFSVSAGVLPDGDAALDTARAHGVETVSTAPFAPVDAATRREVAESVRAADCTVLAGTDETNRALAESATRLVVVEAVADEFGPDFERTRVVSADGLITGVEARLDGEPRRLETPADD; from the coding sequence GTGATCTCTATACAAGACCTCTCCGTGAACTTCGGCGGCGTGCAGGCGCTCGACGACGTGACTCTCGACGTCGAGCGGAGCGAACTCGTCGGGCTGGTCGGGCCGAACGGTGCGGGCAAGAGCACGCTCTTGGGCACCATCAACGGCGTTCTCGAACCGACCGCGGGCCACGTCACGGTCGGTGGCGACGATACGACCACCCTTTCAGCGCGCGCCCTCGCCCGCCGGGTGGCGACGGTCCCACAGGAGACGAGCCTCTCGTTTGCCTTCCCCGTCCGCGAGGTGGTGGCGATGGGCCGGACCCCCTACCGCTCGCGCTTCGAGCGCGTTTCGGAGATCGACCGCGACCACACCGAGCGCGCGATGGAACGCACCGACGTCGCGCGCTTCGCCGACCGGACCATCGACGAGGTCAGCGGCGGCGAGCGCCAGCGCGTCGTGGTGGCGCGGGCACTCTGTCAGAATCCCGACGCCCTCCTGCTCGACGAACCGACCGCCAGCCTCGACATCGACCATCAGGTACGGATTCTCTCGCTCGTTCGGGAGTTCGTCGCCGAGGGGCGGGCGGCGCTCTGTGCGATTCACGACCTCTCGCTGGCCGCGCGCTTCTGTGACCGACTCGCGCTCGTCGCCGACGGCGAACTCCTCGCAGCCGGCACGCCCGAATCGGTGCTCGCCGAAGAGCGCGTCAAGCGCGCCTTCGGGACGGAAGCGGTGGTGACGACCCATCCCGTCACCGCCACCCCCGACGTCACGGTCACGAGCAGTCCCCCGGAGCGCGACGCGCGCGTTCACGTGCTCGGCACCGGTCGTACCGCCGCCCACGCCATCGTGGTGCTCGCCGAAGCCGGGTTTTCGGTCTCGGCGGGCGTCCTGCCGGACGGTGATGCAGCACTCGACACCGCCCGCGCACATGGCGTCGAGACCGTTTCGACAGCGCCGTTCGCGCCGGTCGACGCCGCTACTCGCCGAGAAGTCGCCGAATCGGTACGGGCGGCCGACTGCACCGTGCTCGCCGGCACGGACGAGACGAATCGCGCGCTCGCCGAGAGCGCCACCCGGTTGGTCGTCGTCGAAGCGGTCGCCGACGAGTTCGGTCCGGATTTCGAGCGCACGCGCGTCGTCAGCGCCGATGGGTTGATCACGGGCGTCGAAGCGCGACTCGACGGCGAGCCGCGACGACTGGAGACGCCGGCCGACGACTGA
- the btuC gene encoding vitamin B12 ABC transporter permease BtuC, with product MDSEASTVTRTDAPRTTGSRTLAWSAGLSLALVVTVLGSATLGPVGIRYEVVARVILDALPSLSFTVPATARTIVMEIRLPRIALAAVVGFALGASGTVMQGFFRNPMADPSIIGVSTGAATGAVAWIVLPITVPFALGLQGAAFAGALVAAFGVYLIATESGKTPVATLLLAGVAIQTFLGAVISYLLVNAGESLKRVTFWLMGHLHNASWGDVVTTLPVALVVFAVLAAYARDLNVLLLGENEAHSLGIEVEHSKRILLALSSVLTAAAVAVSGVIGFVGLVVPHVMRLLVGPDHRILLPTSALAGGVFLVAADTLARSGPAELPVGIVTAAVGAPFFLYLLRRREVHAL from the coding sequence ATGGACAGCGAGGCGTCCACAGTTACGAGAACGGACGCCCCCAGAACCACCGGCTCGCGCACGCTCGCGTGGTCGGCCGGCCTGTCGCTCGCGCTCGTCGTGACGGTCCTCGGGAGCGCGACGCTTGGGCCGGTCGGCATCCGATACGAGGTCGTGGCGCGGGTGATTCTCGATGCCCTGCCCTCGCTTTCGTTCACGGTTCCCGCGACCGCACGTACCATCGTCATGGAGATCCGCCTGCCGCGCATCGCGCTCGCGGCGGTCGTCGGCTTTGCCCTCGGCGCTTCTGGGACGGTGATGCAGGGATTTTTCCGCAATCCGATGGCTGACCCCTCCATCATCGGCGTCTCGACGGGGGCGGCCACGGGCGCGGTCGCGTGGATCGTCCTTCCGATTACCGTGCCGTTCGCGCTCGGTCTCCAGGGCGCGGCCTTCGCCGGCGCGCTCGTCGCGGCCTTCGGGGTGTATCTCATCGCCACCGAGAGTGGGAAGACGCCAGTCGCAACCCTCCTTCTTGCAGGTGTCGCGATCCAGACGTTTCTGGGGGCCGTCATCTCCTATCTGCTCGTCAACGCCGGCGAGAGCCTCAAACGGGTGACGTTCTGGCTGATGGGCCACCTCCACAACGCGAGTTGGGGCGACGTCGTCACGACGCTGCCGGTCGCGCTGGTCGTGTTCGCCGTGCTCGCCGCCTACGCGCGCGACCTCAACGTCCTACTACTGGGTGAGAACGAGGCTCACTCGCTCGGCATCGAGGTCGAGCACAGCAAGCGCATCCTGTTGGCCCTCTCGAGTGTGCTGACCGCCGCCGCCGTCGCCGTCTCGGGCGTCATCGGCTTCGTCGGACTCGTCGTCCCCCACGTGATGCGCCTGCTCGTCGGTCCCGATCATCGTATCCTGCTCCCGACGAGCGCGCTCGCGGGCGGCGTCTTCCTCGTCGCCGCCGACACGCTCGCCCGGTCGGGACCCGCCGAACTCCCCGTGGGAATCGTGACGGCGGCGGTCGGCGCGCCCTTCTTCCTCTACCTGCTTCGCCGCCGGGAGGTGCACGCGCTGTGA
- a CDS encoding PGF-CTERM-anchored ABC transporter substrate-binding protein — MFTKAASAAMVLLVVVAGVGPAAATAEMGSQPAQTADCSFPVTATDATGTEVTVEDEPQKVVALGASTAQTLWDIGAKEKVVGIPVNPTTAYLNGSTERTDIYQADEFSVATEEVVGLEPDLVLAPSVIPNESVAALRDAGLTVYKFEFGNSLSGIYEKTNQTGKLVGACEGARETVEATKTRVNAIEQAIEGEERPSVLYAQGGGFVAGNGTFIHEIIEAAGGENLAADVGIEGYERISNETVAAQDPDWIIASDASLVPAGEPYASTTALREDQVIALNTTLLSQPAPRVVIPMTEIARNLHPEAMQRANLSNTTTIEQVVEDNSSNASATSAETGTAVATDGGTPADEPTADETERDENTVDNAGSGATGETTGTATGGTETSSGSGPGFGVWAAVVALLGAALLARRT; from the coding sequence ATGTTCACGAAGGCTGCGAGCGCGGCGATGGTACTGCTGGTCGTGGTCGCCGGCGTCGGGCCGGCTGCGGCGACGGCCGAGATGGGTTCCCAGCCCGCACAGACCGCGGACTGTTCGTTCCCGGTGACGGCGACCGACGCCACGGGAACCGAAGTGACCGTTGAGGACGAACCACAGAAGGTGGTCGCGCTCGGGGCGAGCACCGCACAGACGCTGTGGGACATCGGTGCGAAGGAGAAGGTCGTCGGGATACCGGTCAATCCCACCACGGCGTACCTGAACGGGTCGACCGAGCGGACGGACATCTATCAGGCCGACGAGTTCTCCGTGGCCACCGAGGAGGTCGTGGGTCTCGAACCCGACCTCGTGCTCGCACCGAGCGTCATCCCAAACGAGTCGGTCGCAGCGCTGCGCGATGCGGGACTCACAGTATATAAATTCGAGTTCGGCAATTCGCTGTCGGGTATCTACGAGAAGACCAATCAGACGGGTAAACTCGTCGGCGCGTGTGAGGGCGCGCGCGAGACGGTCGAAGCGACCAAGACACGTGTGAACGCCATCGAACAGGCCATCGAGGGCGAGGAGCGCCCCAGTGTGCTCTACGCACAGGGTGGCGGCTTCGTCGCCGGTAATGGCACGTTCATTCACGAGATCATCGAGGCCGCGGGCGGCGAGAATCTCGCGGCGGACGTCGGCATCGAGGGCTACGAGCGAATCAGCAACGAGACCGTCGCCGCGCAGGACCCCGACTGGATCATCGCCTCCGACGCCTCGCTCGTCCCCGCGGGCGAACCGTACGCGAGCACGACGGCACTGCGGGAGGATCAGGTTATCGCGCTCAACACGACGCTGCTCAGCCAGCCCGCACCCAGAGTCGTGATTCCGATGACCGAAATCGCCCGCAATCTCCATCCCGAAGCGATGCAGCGGGCGAATCTGAGCAACACGACCACCATTGAACAAGTTGTGGAGGACAACAGTAGCAACGCGAGCGCCACGAGCGCCGAAACCGGTACCGCAGTCGCAACCGACGGTGGGACGCCCGCTGACGAACCCACTGCCGACGAAACCGAACGCGACGAGAACACCGTCGATAACGCCGGCAGCGGGGCAACCGGCGAGACGACTGGCACCGCGACGGGCGGAACCGAGACGAGTTCGGGTAGCGGTCCCGGCTTCGGGGTCTGGGCGGCGGTCGTTGCACTCCTCGGCGCGGCGCTGCTCGCCCGGCGGACGTAG
- the srp19 gene encoding signal recognition particle subunit SRP19, with the protein MVENVIWPAYLDAELSRNEGRRVPRTVAVPEPTVDEIARAAGQVGYDVAIEREKTYPREYSPRGRVLVKDADDDGKSDLLQAIAAYVSAIRE; encoded by the coding sequence ATGGTCGAGAACGTCATCTGGCCGGCCTACCTCGACGCCGAGTTGAGCCGCAACGAGGGCCGGCGCGTGCCCCGCACCGTCGCCGTCCCGGAGCCGACCGTCGACGAGATCGCGCGCGCGGCCGGACAGGTCGGCTACGATGTCGCCATCGAACGCGAGAAGACGTATCCGCGCGAGTATTCCCCACGGGGTCGGGTGCTCGTCAAGGACGCCGACGACGACGGCAAATCCGACCTCCTCCAGGCCATCGCGGCCTACGTCAGCGCGATCCGGGAATGA
- a CDS encoding H/ACA ribonucleoprotein complex subunit GAR1: MKRAGEVVGVAQGMAIVRTPDESHPTIGTRLLEQDLSTAGQVVDVFGPVERPFLAVDTTNGPAALLGARLYSD; this comes from the coding sequence ATGAAACGCGCCGGCGAGGTCGTCGGCGTCGCACAGGGGATGGCCATCGTGCGCACGCCCGACGAGAGCCATCCCACCATCGGGACGCGACTGCTCGAACAGGACCTCTCGACCGCGGGGCAGGTGGTCGACGTGTTCGGTCCCGTCGAGCGGCCGTTTCTCGCCGTCGACACCACGAACGGCCCGGCGGCGCTGCTCGGCGCACGCCTGTACAGCGACTGA
- a CDS encoding YihY/virulence factor BrkB family protein, whose product MSFRSSRPVAILRAMVAETTENHLTFMAGSLAFYAFLSLIPLFILAFITASVVGGEAFAQQVTSLLESVLTDSAREVLADVLTDPSGQTGASALGLLTLLWSALKLFRGLDIAFDAVYGVREAKSLPKQLRDAVIVLAAVGLAVGAIVLTGGVLALVPLFPSVERFSAPLLVVGLFVAFLPLYYFVPDVDLSLLEVVPGTVLAALGWTVTEFVFQFYVAYAGQYAAYGVVGGVLLVLIWLYYSCSVLLFGAVVNVVLAGRSGHLDPDGEPLESPNLLDSSGDSGRWRW is encoded by the coding sequence ATGAGTTTCCGCTCGTCGCGACCGGTCGCCATCCTCCGGGCGATGGTCGCCGAAACGACCGAAAACCACCTCACCTTCATGGCGGGCAGCCTCGCCTTCTACGCCTTCCTCTCGCTGATCCCACTCTTTATCCTCGCGTTCATCACCGCCTCGGTCGTCGGCGGCGAGGCGTTCGCCCAGCAGGTCACGAGCCTGCTCGAATCGGTACTCACCGACAGCGCGCGCGAGGTGCTCGCCGACGTGCTCACCGACCCGTCCGGCCAGACGGGAGCCTCGGCGCTCGGGCTGCTCACCCTGCTCTGGAGTGCGCTCAAGCTCTTTCGCGGCCTCGACATCGCTTTCGACGCGGTCTACGGCGTGCGTGAAGCCAAATCGTTGCCCAAACAGCTCCGGGACGCAGTCATCGTCCTCGCGGCAGTTGGTCTCGCGGTCGGCGCGATCGTGCTCACCGGCGGCGTGCTCGCACTCGTCCCGCTCTTTCCATCCGTTGAGCGCTTCAGCGCGCCCCTACTGGTCGTCGGTCTCTTCGTGGCCTTCCTCCCTCTGTATTACTTCGTGCCCGACGTCGACCTCTCGCTGCTCGAAGTCGTTCCCGGTACTGTGCTCGCCGCACTCGGCTGGACGGTCACGGAGTTCGTCTTCCAGTTCTACGTCGCCTACGCCGGCCAGTACGCCGCCTACGGCGTCGTCGGCGGGGTCCTGCTCGTGCTCATCTGGCTGTACTACAGCTGTTCGGTCCTCCTCTTCGGCGCGGTCGTCAACGTCGTCCTCGCCGGGCGCTCGGGCCATCTCGACCCCGACGGCGAACCGCTCGAGTCCCCGAACCTACTCGATTCTTCGGGCGACTCCGGGCGCTGGCGCTGGTGA